CCGAGAATATCGTGTATACTCTGTTCATGGTCTGTTCCTCCTTGCTGGTATAGGGTTTGGTCACCACTATTTTCCAACAAGTATAAAGAACAGACCGATATTTATAAATATTTACCGGACACTAATGTAAACATGGTATTATTTTGATAAATAGTGAGAGGAAAATATGAAAACTAAATTTAATATGATCTATTGGAAGGGGGATAAATTTTGGGTAGGCAAACTACTCGAACATCCGGAAATTATGACACAGGGGGCAACACTGGAGGAACTTGAAGAAAACATGAGAGAAGCATATATAATGATGACGATGGAAGATGTTCCTAAAAAACATAAGGTTAAGAAACTTGAATTGGCAGTATGAAGAGAAAGGACCTCATCAGGAGGTTAACCGATGAAGGATGCATTCTCGTAAGACATGGTAGCCGACATGATCTCTATAAAAATCCAACCACTGGCAAGAAACAGCCTATCCCGAGGCACAACGAAATAGACGACAATCTTGCAAAACACATAATAAAAGAACTGACATAACAAAAACATTCTGCCGACCGGGCATAGCCTCAGTGGTTATTGAGATTCCGTTGAAGACTACTGATGAACGATATAACAAAAGCAAGGAGACCCGGACAGGAACAAAAACGGGTAAATATTGATTTCCCATTATGGATGATTCAGTTATTGGATAAAGAAGCAAAGCGTTTGGGAGTGCCTCGACAATCCATAATCAAAGTCTGGGTAGCAGAACGTCTTGAAAGGTCATCTTGAATATGACTGATGTTAACAAGTCACTCCACAGGATGCGGCATTACGGCTGCTGCACCTGTGAGTTCAGTCGTTATAAGTAAAATAAATAATGGAAATTGTCGGAAATAAAATAAAATTAATACCTGCTAGACAGATAGACCGTGAAAAAATATATAGTTGGCTTTGCCAATCAGACCTAACCTCCTCTATAATGGGGCCTCCTAAATACCCTGATCACCCAATACCTACATTAGAAAATTTTTGCAACGAATATCCTTTATCTTTTTTCAATGCATCTGGTGACGGAAAAGGCAGAGTTTTTATTATTACAGCAAATGGTGAAGAAGTAGGTACGGTGGGTTACGATCTTCTTGATAAAGAAAAGGACAGAGCCGTACTGGATATATGGATGAAAGCAGAACAATATTGTGGGCACGGTTATGGTAGCGACGCTCTAAATACTCTTTCTTCCTATATACATAACAATTATGGTATTTCTAATTTGTTGATATCCCCATCGGAAAGGAATAAACGTGCGGTAGCAGCTTATAAAAAAGCTGGATTTGAATACGTAAAAACTATGGCCAAAAAAGAACAAGAAAAAGAGTTCGGATTATCAGAATACAATGATAATCTATTAATGATAAAAAGGCTTATAACAAAGCAATCCAGCTGACCCTCACCCGCGCTTCGCTTGGTTCGGGCAGATGATTTTTGTGTTATGCTCACAAATATAAGGCGAAGATTGATTGGCATATCAATATGCATGCCTCTTCATGCCTACCTCGCAAGAATTAACCATGTCAGAAGATTATTGCTTGTATTATTAATTATGATAAGTTATTATATTTAATAATGTGGCACATAAAAGAACATCATTATATAGCAAAGCAGTGTCTTAAGTTGCCGCAGTCGATAGTAAGGAAATATGAACTTTGGAAGAACATTGTTTTTCGGCATGGCCCTGAAAAGGTAAAAGAGTTTCCCGGATTTCATGATGAGAAGTTGAAAGGAGAGCGCAAGGGGCAGCGATCGTCACGTTTGAGCAGCCAATATAGGGTTATCTATACCGTAGAAAAAGATATAGTTACTGTTTTGGTGATGGAAATAACGCCGCATAAATATTAGGAGGATCAAATGAAAGCTTTAAAAAGTGTTTACAGGCCGGCAAAGTCCCATGCTGTTCTAACAACAGGCGAGACTATTCGGATGCTCCGCGAATTGAAAGGTTGGACTCAGGCCGAACTTGCACGCCGGTCTGGTATAAGTGTAACGAATATAAGCCTTTTGGAAAATGAGAAAATAGAAATTGGCAAAAAGCGTGCTGAGCAACTTGCAAAGTCATTTGACATCCATCCTGCAATAATTATGTTCCCGGAGTATGAAGCAAGGGAAATCGAAAGGGCAGCATAACATTTCACTCCACAGGATGCGGCAAAGTACCCGCCGCACCTGTGAGTTCAGGCGTTACATAAAATTACCAATCAATAATTTAGCGTCTTGACGCTTTGCCCCGTCATAATGGCATATTAAAAAATCAGATTTAGGTATTTGCACGTCACTTCATTACCGCGCCGTTTCCTGCAGAACTCACCATGCGTGCATATCGTGCAAGATAGCCTTTTGTGATCTTGGGCCTGACAGGCTTCCAAACACTGAGCCGCTCTTTTATCTCCCTGTCGGATAACAGGGCATCGATTCTTCTTTTCGGGATATCGATCTTTATCCTGTCACCGTCCCTGAGAATCGCGATCGTCCCGCCTTCCATTGCTTCAGGTGAGATATGCCCTATGCAGGGGCCTCTTGTACCACCCGAGAATCTCCCGTCAGTGATCAAAGCGACTGATTCGCTCAGGCCCATCCCTGCGATTGCGGCTGTTGGCGAGAGCATTTCTCTCATGCCGGGACCGCCTTTCGGACCTTCATACCTGATCACCACGACATCTCCTGCCCTGATTTTTCCGTTAAGGATTGCCTTCATGCCGTCCTCTTCGGAATTGAATACCTTTGCCCTGCCTTCAATCTTCATCATCTTCTGACTCACCGCAGACTGTTTCACCACCGCTCCGTCAGGCGCGAGGTTTCCCCTGAGTATCGCTATCCCGCCTTCTTTGTGATATGGCTTGTTTAACGGTCTTATCACGTTTTCGTCAACAACAATCGCGGCATCAGCGATACCGAAAATTTTTCTGCCACTGACTGTGGCAGCATTATTCAGATTTTTTCGCAACCGTTTCATTACCGCAGGGATACCCCCTGCCCAGTCGAGGTCCTCGAGGTAATGCTCTCCGCCGGGAAGCATATTGGCGATATGCGGGGTCTTCCTGCTCAGGATATCAAATGTCTCCAGCGGGAGGTCAACCCCGGCGTCATGAGCGATTGCGGGAATATGCAGAACAGTATTCGTCGATCCCCCGAGTGCAAGATCGACCATAATTGCATTTTCGAAGGACTTCCGTGTCATTATTTTTCGCGGGGTTACATTATCTTTTATTAAGGTAACGATCCTCTGTCCGCTTTCAAACGCGATCCTTCTTTTGTCAGCCGATACCGCGAGCGCGGTTGCGCATCCCGGAAGGCTCATGCCGAGGGCCTCAGTGATACATGCCATGGTGTTGGCGGTGTACATGCCCTGGCATGATCCGGCACCGGGGCATGCGCATATCTCAAGGGCATCCAGCTCATCCTTCTTCAGAAGGCCTTTCTTGTATTTCCCTATCGCCTCAAAGGTGTCATTGACCAGGGAGAGCCGCCGCCCTCTCAGACGGCCGGAAAGCATGGGACCGGCAGTCACCACAATAGCCGGGATATTAATCCTTGCCGCAGCCATGAGCATTCCGGGGGTAATCTTGTCACAGTTGGTCAGCAGCACAAGCCCGTCAAGCTGATGTGCCTGGGTAATCGTCTCGACCATATCCGCAATAAGTTCCCTTGACGGCAGTGAATAATGCATTCCGGTATGCCCCATGGCGATACCGTCGCAGATGCCCGGGATTCCGAACATAAACGGATACCCTCCTGCGGCATGGATTCCCTTTTCTATGAATCTTTCGAGGTCCCTCATGCCGATGTGCCCGGGAATGATATCGGTAAAACTTGTGGCAACGCCGATAAACGGTTTTTTCATTTCGCTTTTCGATATTCCCGTCGCATAGAGAAGCGCCCTGTGCGGCACCCGCTCAAGTCCCTCTTTGATGATCCTGCTTCTCATAATAGCCCCCCTGAATATAGGTTAGAAACAAAAACTGAGAAATATGAAATGAGTCTGAAGATGCATCATTGCCCATTTCTTACTTCTCAGTTTTCAGT
The sequence above is a segment of the Nitrospirota bacterium genome. Coding sequences within it:
- a CDS encoding type II toxin-antitoxin system HicB family antitoxin — protein: MKTKFNMIYWKGDKFWVGKLLEHPEIMTQGATLEELEENMREAYIMMTMEDVPKKHKVKKLELAV
- a CDS encoding type II toxin-antitoxin system HicA family toxin, whose product is MKRKDLIRRLTDEGCILVRHGSRHDLYKNPTTGKKQPIPRHNEIDDNLAKHIIKELT
- a CDS encoding CopG family transcriptional regulator, giving the protein MNDITKARRPGQEQKRVNIDFPLWMIQLLDKEAKRLGVPRQSIIKVWVAERLERSS
- a CDS encoding GNAT family N-acetyltransferase encodes the protein MEIVGNKIKLIPARQIDREKIYSWLCQSDLTSSIMGPPKYPDHPIPTLENFCNEYPLSFFNASGDGKGRVFIITANGEEVGTVGYDLLDKEKDRAVLDIWMKAEQYCGHGYGSDALNTLSSYIHNNYGISNLLISPSERNKRAVAAYKKAGFEYVKTMAKKEQEKEFGLSEYNDNLLMIKRLITKQSS
- a CDS encoding helix-turn-helix transcriptional regulator, with the protein product MKALKSVYRPAKSHAVLTTGETIRMLRELKGWTQAELARRSGISVTNISLLENEKIEIGKKRAEQLAKSFDIHPAIIMFPEYEAREIERAA
- the ilvD gene encoding dihydroxy-acid dehydratase, whose translation is MRSRIIKEGLERVPHRALLYATGISKSEMKKPFIGVATSFTDIIPGHIGMRDLERFIEKGIHAAGGYPFMFGIPGICDGIAMGHTGMHYSLPSRELIADMVETITQAHQLDGLVLLTNCDKITPGMLMAAARINIPAIVVTAGPMLSGRLRGRRLSLVNDTFEAIGKYKKGLLKKDELDALEICACPGAGSCQGMYTANTMACITEALGMSLPGCATALAVSADKRRIAFESGQRIVTLIKDNVTPRKIMTRKSFENAIMVDLALGGSTNTVLHIPAIAHDAGVDLPLETFDILSRKTPHIANMLPGGEHYLEDLDWAGGIPAVMKRLRKNLNNAATVSGRKIFGIADAAIVVDENVIRPLNKPYHKEGGIAILRGNLAPDGAVVKQSAVSQKMMKIEGRAKVFNSEEDGMKAILNGKIRAGDVVVIRYEGPKGGPGMREMLSPTAAIAGMGLSESVALITDGRFSGGTRGPCIGHISPEAMEGGTIAILRDGDRIKIDIPKRRIDALLSDREIKERLSVWKPVRPKITKGYLARYARMVSSAGNGAVMK